From one Rhodoferax sp. PAMC 29310 genomic stretch:
- a CDS encoding amidohydrolase, translating into MSVDAHFHCWQLARGDYGWLNSSLTPIYRDVAISDWQAQSAPHGVTGGVLVQAAPTEAETDFLLAQADANPCVLGVVGWTDLAAAHAPARIQHLARHPRLKGLRPMLQDIDDAEWILQPDLAPALNTLIDCDLVFDALVTPRHLPHLLTLAARYPGLRIVVDHASKPNIAGNEWQPWADDIARLASKTDAFCKLSGLLTEAGPTPSPSVVHPWAKHVLHCFGADRLVWGSDWPVLELSSTYAQWWAATETLLTPLDKQPQLAVMDTNARRLYRLPPASRT; encoded by the coding sequence ATGAGTGTCGACGCGCATTTCCATTGTTGGCAGTTGGCACGTGGCGACTACGGCTGGCTGAACTCGTCGCTCACGCCGATTTACCGCGATGTGGCGATCAGCGATTGGCAAGCCCAATCAGCGCCGCATGGCGTGACTGGGGGCGTGCTGGTACAGGCTGCGCCCACCGAGGCTGAGACCGATTTTCTTCTGGCCCAGGCCGACGCCAACCCTTGCGTTCTCGGTGTGGTGGGCTGGACTGACCTGGCCGCCGCCCATGCGCCCGCGCGCATTCAACACTTGGCGCGCCATCCCCGGCTCAAGGGCTTGCGTCCCATGCTTCAGGACATCGACGATGCTGAGTGGATACTGCAGCCCGATCTGGCGCCCGCGTTGAACACCCTGATTGACTGCGACCTGGTGTTTGATGCACTCGTAACCCCCAGGCACTTACCTCACCTGCTGACATTGGCCGCTCGTTATCCCGGTTTGCGCATCGTGGTCGACCATGCCAGCAAGCCCAACATTGCCGGCAACGAATGGCAGCCTTGGGCTGACGACATCGCCCGATTGGCCTCGAAAACAGACGCTTTCTGCAAACTATCCGGGTTGCTGACCGAAGCCGGTCCGACGCCCTCGCCCAGCGTGGTCCACCCTTGGGCCAAGCATGTTTTGCACTGCTTTGGCGCAGACCGCCTGGTGTGGGGCAGCGATTGGCCTGTGCTCGAATTGAGCAGTACCTACGCACAGTGGTGGGCTGCGACAGAGACGCTATTGACCCCTCTAGACAAGCAACCGCAACTCGCCGTCATGGACACCAATGCCCGGCGACTGTACCGGTTACCACCGGCCTCACGGACTTGA
- a CDS encoding dihydrodipicolinate synthase family protein: MTTPPNTTKAAAFRGIWPALLTPLNADLSIDHTRLAIHCKSLLARGCPGVTSFGTTGEGPSFSMTERKEAIEKLIGNGILASQIMVSTSCAALPETLELTQHAVKLGVHGCLMLPPFFLKGVSDQGVIDSYRYVIDRMGEDLPKLKLYLYHIPQVTGVGLSHQVIRALKQQYPDTILGIKDSACTTAHSVGLAEAFMKDLTVYVGFEPDLPEMGRRGSTGAISGLANFMPRLVSRLVTQPDAPTTASERERVIQLIDLLGAYSLMPALKGIMAMLSGDPTWLRVRAPLVALSAEEFKSLERTILAFGINPDRD; this comes from the coding sequence ATGACGACACCCCCGAACACCACCAAAGCGGCTGCCTTTCGTGGCATCTGGCCCGCGCTCTTGACGCCACTGAATGCGGACTTGAGCATTGATCACACCCGACTGGCGATCCATTGCAAGTCACTGCTTGCCCGTGGATGCCCTGGCGTCACATCGTTTGGGACCACCGGCGAGGGGCCATCGTTTTCCATGACCGAGCGCAAGGAAGCTATCGAAAAGCTGATTGGAAACGGCATTCTGGCCTCACAAATCATGGTGTCCACCAGTTGCGCTGCGCTGCCAGAAACGCTGGAATTAACGCAACATGCCGTGAAACTCGGCGTGCACGGCTGCCTGATGCTTCCGCCGTTTTTCCTCAAGGGCGTGTCTGACCAGGGCGTCATTGATAGCTATCGCTATGTGATTGACCGCATGGGTGAGGATCTGCCCAAGCTCAAGCTTTACCTGTACCACATCCCACAGGTGACAGGCGTTGGCCTGTCGCACCAAGTCATTCGGGCGCTCAAGCAGCAATACCCCGACACCATCCTGGGCATCAAGGACAGCGCTTGCACCACCGCGCACTCGGTCGGGCTGGCCGAGGCCTTCATGAAAGATCTGACGGTGTACGTCGGCTTCGAGCCCGACCTGCCGGAAATGGGCCGGCGCGGGAGCACTGGCGCCATCAGCGGCTTGGCCAACTTCATGCCCCGCTTGGTCAGCCGCTTGGTGACTCAGCCTGACGCGCCAACTACGGCGTCGGAACGCGAGCGGGTTATTCAGCTGATCGACTTGCTGGGTGCGTATTCACTGATGCCGGCACTCAAGGGCATCATGGCAATGCTGAGCGGAGATCCAACTTGGCTGCGCGTGCGAGCGCCGCTGGTGGCCTTGAGCGCCGAAGAATTCAAGTCTCTGGAGCGCACGATCCTGGCATTTGGCATCAATCCGGATCGCGACTGA
- a CDS encoding GntR family transcriptional regulator: MSVTPPVVASSLRTQAYASFQQQIVDANIHPGQFISQRELMQLLGMPLGAVRELIPRLEAEGLLKTVPQRGLQVAHVDLKLINNAFQLRQLLEREAARRFVTTVSDRDLVTIEKSHLDIVHRARKGDIDDDLLNEATTVDWGLHDLMIDALGNELISEVYRINSLRVRLIKLEGSTLSPQVLIPAMEEHLWFIESLKRRDAQAVLERLSHHIESAHLRVLGLPRPAMPWSLEIPE; the protein is encoded by the coding sequence ATGAGCGTCACTCCTCCCGTCGTTGCCAGTAGCTTGCGCACGCAGGCCTATGCGAGCTTTCAGCAGCAAATTGTTGACGCCAATATCCACCCCGGCCAATTCATCTCCCAGCGCGAACTGATGCAGTTGCTGGGCATGCCACTGGGTGCCGTGCGCGAGCTGATTCCGCGCCTGGAAGCTGAAGGGCTGCTCAAGACCGTGCCACAACGTGGCCTGCAAGTGGCCCATGTCGACCTGAAGTTGATCAACAACGCCTTTCAATTGCGTCAGTTGCTGGAACGCGAGGCTGCCAGGCGCTTTGTAACGACAGTGTCCGATCGGGATCTGGTCACCATTGAAAAAAGCCACCTCGATATCGTCCATCGGGCACGCAAGGGCGACATTGACGATGACCTACTCAATGAAGCGACAACGGTGGACTGGGGTCTTCACGACCTGATGATCGACGCACTCGGCAATGAACTGATTTCCGAGGTGTACCGCATCAATAGCCTGCGGGTGCGCTTGATCAAGCTCGAAGGGTCCACCCTGTCACCCCAGGTGCTGATTCCAGCGATGGAGGAACACCTCTGGTTCATCGAGTCCCTCAAGCGACGCGACGCGCAGGCCGTGCTTGAACGACTCTCCCACCACATTGAAAGTGCGCACCTTCGCGTGCTTGGATTGCCGCGGCCCGCTATGCCGTGGTCTTTGGAGATCCCTGAATGA
- a CDS encoding fumarylacetoacetate hydrolase family protein: MQWLPDDGLTGTLLGRAWIPGPVPGPSVIVLRADGVYDLSEHFSTMSELLDVPDPVAQVRAAAGRRVGSIDQLMPDVKDQSDAPQVLRLLAPCDLQVIKAAGVTFAASLIERVIEEQARGNADQAATVRQQVVALLGGDLSTINPGSAQAVQLKALLIQKGMWSQYLEVGIGPDAEVFTKAPVLSSVGSGAQVGIHPGSVWNNPEPEIVLAVNSRGEVVGASLGNDVNLRDFEGRSALLLGKAKDNNASCAIGPFIRLFDESYGIDDVRRCTVSLQVRGVDGFELHGSSSMAKISRDPLDLVAQTLGAHHQYPDGFMLFLGTMFAPTQDRGQAGTGFTHHLGDVVQIASPKLGVLVNEVNHSDRVTPWTFGLRAFFANLAARGL, encoded by the coding sequence ATGCAATGGCTGCCTGACGACGGACTAACAGGAACGCTGCTTGGTCGCGCGTGGATCCCGGGGCCAGTTCCAGGGCCATCGGTCATCGTTTTGCGTGCAGACGGCGTATACGATCTGTCGGAACATTTTTCGACGATGAGTGAGTTGCTTGATGTCCCCGACCCGGTCGCGCAGGTCCGTGCGGCCGCTGGGCGCCGTGTCGGCTCGATCGATCAATTGATGCCAGACGTGAAAGACCAGTCGGACGCGCCTCAGGTTTTGCGCTTGCTGGCCCCCTGCGACTTGCAGGTCATCAAGGCAGCGGGCGTGACCTTTGCTGCCAGCCTCATCGAGCGGGTCATCGAAGAGCAGGCACGTGGCAACGCCGACCAGGCGGCGACCGTCAGGCAGCAGGTTGTGGCGTTGTTAGGGGGCGATCTCAGCACCATCAATCCAGGGTCAGCGCAGGCCGTTCAACTGAAAGCGTTATTGATACAGAAAGGCATGTGGTCGCAATATCTGGAGGTCGGAATTGGCCCTGATGCCGAGGTGTTCACAAAGGCACCGGTACTCTCTAGTGTGGGCAGCGGGGCGCAGGTGGGCATTCATCCCGGCTCGGTTTGGAACAACCCTGAGCCCGAGATCGTCTTGGCCGTGAACAGCCGGGGCGAAGTCGTGGGGGCCAGCCTTGGCAACGACGTGAATCTGCGTGACTTTGAGGGGCGCAGTGCGCTGCTGCTGGGCAAGGCGAAGGACAACAACGCGTCTTGCGCCATCGGACCGTTTATTCGGCTGTTCGACGAAAGCTATGGCATCGACGATGTCCGCCGTTGCACCGTCAGCCTGCAAGTGCGAGGGGTTGACGGGTTTGAGTTACATGGCAGCAGTTCGATGGCGAAGATCAGCCGCGACCCTCTGGACTTGGTCGCGCAGACGCTGGGCGCGCACCATCAGTACCCCGATGGGTTCATGTTGTTCTTGGGAACCATGTTTGCGCCTACACAGGACCGGGGCCAAGCCGGCACCGGTTTCACCCACCATTTGGGTGATGTGGTGCAGATCGCGAGCCCGAAACTCGGGGTGCTGGTCAATGAAGTGAATCACTCAGACCGAGTGACACCGTGGACCTTCGGACTGCGTGCGTTTTTCGCCAACCTAGCGGCTCGTGGGCTCTGA
- a CDS encoding TRAP transporter large permease — translation MSQALMVLLGMLVVTLVLRLPIGFGMLISGVSYLAFKRQDLGLVAEQVLNGLYNSYILLAVPLFIFAASVMNSGTVSERLFDFALAIVGRLRGGLAHVNIIVSVIFSGMSGSAIADAAGPGIVSIRMMQKNGYSAEFAGALTAASSTIGPIIPPSIPLVIYAMVSGASVGALFLGGVVPGLLMAVALMLAVHFVAAKRNLPRGEKIALRAYPRILLRGILPLTLPVVLLGGIYTGIFTPTEAASVAALYALFLASIVYKALSWRRFYEILVESSKASASVTLIIASAFVINYAFTAENVPGLVAAWLTGMDLSPLGFLLMVNVLFLVLGCFLDTSIMLLVLVPILLPTAKLLGIDLVHLGVVLAVNMMIGLVTPPFGMLLFVINALAGVSLKGMIREAWLFIGVLLVALVLMTTFPQIVLWLPNLMGYR, via the coding sequence ATGAGTCAGGCGTTGATGGTTTTACTGGGTATGCTGGTCGTCACTCTGGTGCTGCGCCTGCCGATCGGTTTTGGCATGCTGATCAGTGGCGTGTCCTATCTGGCGTTCAAGCGCCAAGACCTGGGCTTAGTGGCCGAGCAAGTTCTCAATGGGCTTTACAACAGCTACATTTTGCTGGCCGTTCCGCTTTTCATCTTTGCTGCATCAGTGATGAATTCCGGCACAGTCAGCGAGCGTTTGTTTGATTTTGCCCTGGCCATCGTCGGTCGCCTGCGCGGCGGACTGGCGCATGTCAACATCATCGTCAGCGTAATTTTCTCCGGCATGAGTGGCAGTGCAATTGCAGACGCGGCAGGGCCGGGCATCGTGAGCATCCGTATGATGCAGAAAAACGGTTACAGCGCAGAATTTGCCGGCGCGTTGACGGCGGCCTCATCAACAATCGGTCCCATTATTCCGCCGTCCATTCCACTGGTGATCTACGCCATGGTATCCGGCGCATCGGTGGGGGCCCTTTTTCTGGGTGGTGTCGTCCCCGGGTTGCTGATGGCCGTGGCCTTGATGCTTGCGGTGCATTTCGTCGCCGCCAAACGAAATCTGCCCCGTGGTGAGAAGATTGCGCTGCGGGCTTATCCCCGCATTTTGTTGCGCGGCATTCTCCCACTGACTTTGCCTGTCGTTCTGCTGGGCGGAATTTACACAGGCATATTCACGCCAACCGAAGCGGCGTCGGTCGCAGCCCTTTATGCACTGTTCCTGGCCAGCATCGTTTACAAGGCATTGAGCTGGAGAAGGTTCTACGAGATTTTGGTCGAGTCATCCAAGGCAAGCGCATCGGTGACGCTGATCATTGCCTCGGCCTTTGTCATCAACTATGCATTCACGGCAGAAAACGTGCCCGGGCTGGTGGCCGCTTGGTTGACCGGTATGGACCTGTCGCCACTGGGGTTTCTGTTGATGGTGAATGTGCTGTTCCTAGTACTCGGATGCTTTCTTGACACGTCTATCATGTTGCTGGTGCTGGTTCCCATTCTGCTGCCGACAGCCAAGCTGCTGGGTATTGACCTCGTGCACCTGGGCGTGGTGCTGGCGGTCAATATGATGATTGGGCTGGTCACGCCACCATTCGGCATGCTTTTGTTTGTGATCAACGCGCTGGCTGGCGTGTCGCTCAAGGGCATGATCCGTGAAGCGTGGTTGTTCATTGGAGTGCTGCTGGTGGCATTGGTACTGATGACGACTTTTCCTCAGATCGTATTGTGGCTACCGAACCTAATGGGTTACCGATGA
- a CDS encoding aldo/keto reductase, whose translation MTFFFPACADSGLRLGLGGAPLGNLFEAVSDDEARHLVDAAWRSGCRSFDTAPHYGHGLSERRLGDALRSQGRDAFVLSSKVGRLLIPDASTARSQHGYVDILPFRQTWDFSAAGTRRSVEDSLQRLGLAQLDVVYVHDPDAATHGANAPGVLRQVLEETLPALEQLKHEGLVGAVGLGTNDVAVVLQVLAEADLDVLMLAGRYSLLDHSGLPELLPACLARGVHVALGGVFNSGILATGTRGGVPSFNYAPAAKPWLQRTAQIETVCEAFGVPLRAAALQFALAHPAVDIVMLGARRVAEWEDAQAMLRYPVTPEFWTELRVQGLIPVHAPTP comes from the coding sequence ATGACATTTTTCTTTCCCGCATGCGCTGACAGCGGCCTGCGTCTCGGCTTGGGCGGTGCACCTTTAGGCAATCTGTTTGAAGCCGTTAGTGACGACGAGGCGCGGCACTTGGTAGATGCCGCGTGGCGCAGCGGTTGTCGCAGTTTTGACACCGCCCCACACTACGGTCATGGCCTCTCAGAGCGGCGTCTGGGCGATGCGCTGCGCAGCCAGGGGCGCGATGCGTTTGTGCTGTCCAGCAAGGTGGGCAGGCTGCTCATCCCTGACGCAAGCACCGCGCGTTCGCAGCATGGTTATGTGGACATTCTGCCGTTCCGGCAGACGTGGGACTTCAGCGCAGCCGGCACTCGCCGCAGCGTCGAAGACAGCCTGCAGCGCCTGGGTCTGGCCCAACTCGACGTGGTTTATGTGCATGACCCAGACGCGGCCACGCATGGCGCCAATGCGCCTGGCGTATTGCGCCAGGTGTTGGAAGAAACCCTGCCGGCGCTGGAGCAGCTCAAGCACGAAGGGCTGGTGGGTGCTGTCGGGCTGGGCACCAATGATGTGGCCGTGGTGCTACAGGTGCTGGCCGAAGCCGATCTCGATGTGCTGATGCTGGCTGGTCGCTATAGCCTGCTAGACCATAGTGGGTTGCCAGAACTGCTGCCTGCATGCTTGGCGCGTGGTGTGCATGTGGCGCTGGGCGGCGTGTTCAATTCAGGTATCCTCGCCACAGGAACGCGGGGCGGCGTACCTTCATTTAACTATGCACCAGCGGCCAAACCTTGGCTGCAACGCACGGCACAGATTGAAACTGTGTGTGAGGCGTTTGGCGTTCCGTTGCGTGCTGCCGCACTGCAGTTTGCATTAGCGCATCCGGCGGTTGACATCGTCATGCTGGGCGCGCGCAGGGTCGCAGAATGGGAGGATGCCCAAGCGATGTTGCGCTATCCGGTGACGCCTGAGTTCTGGACGGAGCTCCGGGTACAAGGCTTGATTCCTGTTCATGCGCCCACCCCATGA
- a CDS encoding sialic acid TRAP transporter substrate-binding protein SiaP encodes MKHSLLRRTLLVAASSVVLMGAILPAAHAQNKMVLRVSTPAVPDDWHAKMWTVFKDELEKSLPGEFDVQINLNASLFKQGTEPAAMARGNLELSSISAFDIAKLVPEFSIFTAGYVIRDPEHQQKVFNGPIGAEMFKSVAEKMDVTPLSTIYLGTRQVNLREVRSVKTPADLKGVKLRMPGSKEWLFLGDALGATPTPLAFGEVYLGLKTGTIDGQDNPLPTVRAAKFYEVTKQIVMTSHLVDGIFIAISNKAWNSMNATQKQKMTAAAQAASSYNNENRIKEESQLVEFFRQQGLQVTTPDVDAFRKSVQATYLNSDYAKVWPKGLLERVNQTK; translated from the coding sequence ATGAAACATTCCCTACTTCGCCGCACATTGCTGGTCGCAGCCTCTTCCGTTGTGCTGATGGGCGCCATCCTGCCGGCAGCCCACGCCCAGAACAAAATGGTTCTGCGCGTCTCAACGCCCGCCGTTCCAGACGACTGGCATGCCAAGATGTGGACGGTCTTCAAAGACGAATTGGAAAAAAGTTTGCCCGGTGAATTTGATGTGCAAATTAACCTGAATGCCTCGCTCTTCAAGCAGGGAACTGAGCCGGCCGCTATGGCGCGCGGCAATTTGGAGTTGTCATCGATATCAGCGTTCGACATCGCCAAGTTGGTGCCAGAGTTTTCGATCTTCACAGCCGGCTATGTCATTCGCGATCCGGAGCACCAGCAAAAGGTTTTCAATGGCCCCATTGGCGCTGAAATGTTCAAGTCGGTGGCTGAAAAAATGGATGTCACCCCCCTGTCCACGATCTACCTCGGCACTCGCCAGGTCAACCTTAGGGAAGTCCGCTCCGTCAAGACCCCCGCCGACCTGAAAGGCGTGAAGCTGCGCATGCCCGGCTCTAAAGAATGGCTATTTCTGGGCGACGCGCTGGGCGCTACACCCACACCACTGGCCTTCGGCGAGGTCTACCTGGGTCTGAAGACCGGCACCATTGACGGTCAGGACAACCCACTGCCGACAGTGCGCGCCGCCAAGTTTTACGAAGTGACCAAGCAGATCGTGATGACCAGCCACTTGGTGGACGGCATCTTCATCGCCATTTCCAACAAAGCCTGGAATTCAATGAATGCGACACAAAAGCAGAAGATGACGGCAGCGGCGCAGGCGGCGTCGAGCTACAACAATGAAAACCGCATCAAAGAAGAGTCGCAGTTGGTGGAATTCTTCAGGCAACAAGGCCTGCAAGTGACTACACCCGATGTTGATGCGTTTCGCAAGTCGGTTCAGGCAACTTACCTGAACTCGGACTACGCTAAGGTCTGGCCCAAAGGACTGCTTGAGCGCGTGAATCAGACCAAATAA
- a CDS encoding RbsD/FucU family protein — MLKNVPLLLTPDTLHALASMGHGDDVAIVDANFPAAHLARKGGARLVQLAGVSATQALNAVLQVLPLDNFSSHAAWTMQVVGDTGAVPGPVAEFAVELAQAGEAPAATLERFDFYQHAQSAFLILGTGDSRKYGNILLRKGVISTDAP; from the coding sequence ATGCTTAAAAACGTTCCTCTCCTCTTAACGCCCGATACGCTTCATGCACTTGCAAGCATGGGTCATGGCGACGACGTGGCCATCGTTGACGCGAATTTCCCAGCGGCCCATTTGGCCCGCAAAGGGGGGGCACGGCTGGTGCAACTGGCTGGCGTCAGCGCAACGCAGGCGCTCAATGCGGTGCTTCAAGTTCTTCCGTTGGACAACTTTTCGTCGCATGCGGCCTGGACCATGCAGGTGGTGGGTGACACGGGCGCCGTTCCCGGGCCCGTGGCCGAATTTGCGGTTGAGCTGGCTCAGGCTGGTGAAGCACCTGCGGCCACATTGGAGCGGTTTGATTTTTACCAGCATGCACAGTCCGCCTTCCTGATCTTGGGCACTGGCGACTCCCGCAAATACGGCAACATCCTGCTGCGCAAGGGTGTCATCTCAACGGACGCGCCGTGA
- a CDS encoding TRAP transporter small permease, protein MLERSRRIAEGVAAAVFALLFLIFVVQVGMRFVFNQPLAWSDELIVVLYILMVFWSAATLLKEKEHVMLDLVYAALPPAGQRVFGLIGAALTAGLMLFMLPEAFDYIRFMYREKTPVLDIPFSYVFAPFLLFVAVIGIQYVIKFVRLLGRNWKEQL, encoded by the coding sequence ATGCTGGAGCGTTCACGGCGTATCGCCGAAGGTGTGGCGGCGGCCGTTTTCGCCCTTCTCTTTTTGATATTTGTGGTGCAGGTTGGCATGCGATTTGTGTTCAACCAGCCGCTGGCTTGGTCGGACGAGTTGATCGTCGTGCTGTACATCTTGATGGTGTTCTGGAGCGCTGCCACACTCCTGAAGGAAAAAGAGCATGTCATGCTGGACCTGGTCTATGCCGCGCTGCCACCTGCCGGGCAGCGGGTATTCGGCCTGATCGGTGCGGCCCTGACGGCTGGCCTCATGCTATTTATGCTGCCCGAAGCATTCGACTACATCCGCTTCATGTACCGGGAGAAAACACCCGTTCTGGACATTCCCTTTTCCTATGTCTTTGCGCCGTTCCTGCTGTTTGTGGCGGTCATCGGCATCCAATATGTCATCAAGTTTGTTCGCTTACTCGGGCGCAACTGGAAGGAGCAGTTATGA